Proteins encoded together in one Pongo pygmaeus isolate AG05252 chromosome Y, NHGRI_mPonPyg2-v2.0_pri, whole genome shotgun sequence window:
- the LOC129024529 gene encoding translationally-controlled tumor protein-like, whose amino-acid sequence MIIYRDLISHDEMFSDIYKIREIADGLCLEVEGKMVSRTEGNIDDSLIGGNASAEGPEGEGTESTVITGVDIVVKHHLQETSFTKEAYKKYIKDYMKSIKGKLEEQRPERVKPFMTGAAEQIKHILANFKNYQFFIGENMNPDGMVALLDYREDGVTPYMIFFKDGLEMEKC is encoded by the coding sequence ATGATTATCTACCGGGACCTCATCAGCCACGATGAGATGTTCTCCGACATCTACAAGATCCGGGAGATCGCGGACGGGTTGTGCCTGGAGGTGGAGGGGAAGATGGTCAGTAGGACAGAAGGTAACATTGATGACTCGCTCATTGGTGGAAACGCCTCCGCTGAAGGCCCCGAGGGGGAAGGTACCGAAAGCACAGTAATCACTGGTGTCGATATTGTCGTGAAACATCACCTGCAGGAAACAAGTTTCACAAAAGAAGCCTACAAGAAGTACATCAAAGATTACATGAAATCAATCAAAGGGAAACTTGAAGAACAGAGACCAGAAAGAGTAAAACCTTTTATGACAGGGGCCGCAGAACAAATCAAGCACATCCTTGCTAATTTCAAAAACTACCAGTTCTTTATTGGTGAAAACATGAATCCAGATGGTATGGTTGCTCTACTGGACTACCGTGAGGATGGTGTGACCCCATATATGATTTTCTTTAAGGATggtttagaaatggaaaaatgttaa